The proteins below are encoded in one region of Hordeum vulgare subsp. vulgare chromosome 3H, MorexV3_pseudomolecules_assembly, whole genome shotgun sequence:
- the LOC123444273 gene encoding putative pentatricopeptide repeat-containing protein At5g40405 yields MAPLPRRLVPLRDSATLLLLPSLVAASSQSQFRLREIHAHLLVSGRLASPSHHADFVASLASSSHLSYARLLLPQRPATLLAHNGLLRALARGPCPGLAFAAFRELPLAPDHYSFTFLVRAATSLAAAASATPVPTDVAVNLLAGSVHAAAFQHGHATDPHVQSGAVSMYAAVGDVGAVRAAFAEIVSPDVVCVTAMLGALSAGGDVDTARELFDGMPQRDHVAWNAMLTGYVRVGRSREALGLFDEMQKAGVAVSEVTLVSVLTACAQMGALERGMWVHSYVCSRGMRVSVTLGTALVDMYSKCGVVTMSMEVFETMRERNIYTWTSALSGLAMNGMGEECLELFKRMESAGMEPNGVTFVAVLRGCSVAGLVEEGRACFDSMKDKHKVEPWLEHYGCMVDLYGRAGRLDDAVDFINSMPVEPHEGVWGALLNASRIHNNVDLGKHAMHKLTEIESKNDAAHVLLSNIYAESHNWKGVSKVRNMMKSKGVKKMPGCSAIEVDGKVHEFFVGSKSHPRYKDIQTMLAEMSHRLRLQGYAANTKEVLFDIEEEEKEGAISLHSEKLALAFGLITLPEDTVIRIVKNLRVCKDCHDYTKLISKVFDREIVMRDRNRFHHFKHGACSCRDYW; encoded by the coding sequence ATGGCGCCGCTCCCGCGCCGGCTCGTGCCGCTCCGCGACTCCGCGACGCTGCTCCTGCTCCCGTCCCTCGTCGCGGCCTCCTCCCAGTCCCAGTTCCGCCTCCGCGAGATCCACGCGCACCTCCTCGTCTCCGGCCGCCTCGCCTCTCCCTCCCACCACGCCGACTTCGTcgcctccctcgcctcctccAGCCACCTCTCCTACGCGCGCCTCCTCCTGCCCCAGCGCCCGGCCACGCTACTCGCCCACAACGGCCTCCTCCGCGCCCTCGCCCGCGGGCCATGCCCCGGCCTCGCCTTTGCGGCCTTCCGCGAGCTGCCCCTCGCGCCCGACCACTACTCGTTCACCTTCCTCGTCCGCGCCGCgacctccctggccgccgccgcctctGCGACGCCCGTGCCCACCGATGTTGCCGTGAACCTGCTCGCGGGCTCCGTGCACGCGGCGGCGTTCCAACACGGCCATGCGACGGACCCGCACGTCCAGAGCGGCGCTGTATCCATGTACGCGGCGGTCGGGGACGTGGGCGCCGTGCGGGCCGCCTTCGCGGAGATCGTGAGCCCGGACGTGGTGTGCGTCACTGCCATGTTGGGCGCTCTTTCCGCTGGAGGCGACGTCGACACCGCGCGCGAGCTGTTTGATGGAATGCCGCAGCGGGACCATGTCGCCTGGAACGCCATGCTCACAGGGTATGTGCGCGTGGGCAGGTCGAGGGAAGCCCTGGGGCTGTTCGACGAAATGCAGAAGGCCGGGGTTGCTGTCAGTGAGGTGACGCTGGTGTCAGTGCTCACTGCCTGTGCACAGATGGGTGCGCTAGAACGTGGCATGTGGGTGCATTCCTACGTGTGCAGCCGTGGGATGCGGGTGTCGGTCACGCTGGGCACTGCTTTGGTGGATATGTATTCCAAGTGTGGAGTTGTCACGATGTCGATGGAGGTGTTCGAGACCATGCGCGAAAGGAACATCTACACCTGGACCAGCGCGCTGAGTGGCCTCGCGATGAATGGCATGGGGGAGGAGTGTCTTGAGCTGTTCAAGCGTATGGAGAGCGCGGGCATGGAGCCTAATGGTGTCACATTTGTCGCGGTGCTCCGTGGATGCTCTGTGGCTGGGTTGGTAGAGGAGGGACGAGCATGCTTTGAttcgatgaaggataagcataaagtTGAGCCTTGGCTTGAGCACTACGGCTGCATGGTTGATTTGTATGGTCGAGCAGGGCGTCTGGATGATGCTGTCGATTTCATCAATTCGATGCCAGTGGAGCCACATGAAGGTGTCTGGGGAGCGCTACTCAACGCTTCTCGGATTCACAACAACGTCGATCTGGGCAAACACGCAATGCACAAGCTCACGGAGATTGAATCCAAAAATGATGCGGCTCACGTGTTGCTGTCTAATATCTACGCGGAGTCGCATAACTGGAAGGGCGTCAGCAAAGTTCGGAACATGATGAAGTCCAAGGGAGTCAAAAAGATGCCTGGGTGTAGTGCCATTGAGGTTGACGGCaaggtgcatgagttcttcgtcgGGAGCAAGTCACACCCCAGATACAAGGATATCCAGACCATGCTTGCAGAGATGAGCCATAGGCTGAGGCTGCAAGGGTAcgccgcaaacacaaaagaggtgCTGTTCGATATCGAGGAAGAGGAGAAAGAAGGTGCGATCTCCTTGCACAGTGAGAAGCTTGCCCTCGCCTTCGGTCTTATCACGTTGCCAGAAGACACGGTGATCAGGATCGTCAAGAACTTGAGAGTGTGCAAGGACTGCCATGATTATACCAAGCTGATATCTAAGGTCTTCGACAGGGAGATTGTTATGCGAGATAGGAACAGGTTTCACCATTTCAAGCATGGAGCGTGCTCCTGTAGGGATTACTGGTGA
- the LOC123444274 gene encoding uncharacterized protein LOC123444274, which produces MEKQAGQAASPADDGIHEEPPASAQNGRPGSEPAAAPEVEVQLFRRGRGPVAVFRSPLGGYTQDQLEVGDILEKHGLKCVFAFDAASRARGVAIRFNPRNGRSLLPYAADSTIFLDGEPKDPLLKPITKMMLTVCVMTVVIAILLKEGKMPQWLKTSKLGNLSFPPWVLACMVVVFMRLRKRTRDVMKKIGLSS; this is translated from the exons ATGGAGAAGCAAGCCGGCCAGGCAGCGTCGCCGGCCGACGACGGCATCCACGAGGAGCCGCCGGCCTCCGCCCAGAACGGGAGGCCCGGATCCGAGCCGGCGGCCGCGCCTGAGGTGGAGGTGCAGCTCTTCCGCCGCGGCCGGGGGCCGGTGGCCGTGTTCCGGTCGCCCCTGGGCGGGTACACGCAGGACCAGCTGGAGGTGGGGGATATCCTGGAGAAGCACGGCCTGAAGTGCGTCTTCGCCTTCGACGCCGCCTCCCGCGCGCGCGGCGTCGCCATCCGATTCAACCCCCGCAACGGCCGCTCCCTCCTCCCCTACGCCGCCGACTCCACCATCTTCCTCGACGGCGAGCCCAAG GATCCTTTGCTGAAGCCCATCACGAAGATGATGCTCACTGTCTGCGTCATGACGGTGGTAATTGCGATATTACTGAAGGAGGGGAAGATGCCCCAGTGGCTTAAGACGTCCAAGCTGGGCAACCTGAGCTTCCCACCGTGGGTGCTGGCTTGTATGGTCGTTGTGTTCATGAGGCTCCGGAAGAGAACCAGGGATGTCATGAAGAAGATTGGCTTGTCCTCgtga